One window of Ralstonia pickettii DTP0602 genomic DNA carries:
- a CDS encoding transcriptional regulator (K02483: K02483; two-component system, OmpR family, response regulator), protein MRILIAEDDDVLADGLTRSLRHSGYAVDYVANGLEADSALSTQTFDLLILDLGLPRMSGLEVLKRLRARGAMLPVLILTAADSVDERVKGLDLGADDYMAKPFALSELEARVRALVRRGAGGGATLMRHGPLSYDQVGRIAYLNDQMLELSARETGLLEILLTRSGRLVSKEQLVDHLCEWGEEVSNNAIEVYVHRLRKKIEVGGIRIATVRGLGYCLEKFQPAVTAQH, encoded by the coding sequence ATGCGCATTCTGATCGCCGAAGATGACGACGTGCTGGCCGATGGCCTGACGCGTTCGTTACGCCACTCGGGTTATGCCGTCGACTACGTCGCCAATGGCCTCGAAGCCGATTCGGCGCTGTCGACCCAGACCTTCGACCTGCTGATCCTGGACCTGGGCCTGCCGCGCATGTCCGGGCTGGAGGTGCTCAAGCGCCTGCGCGCGCGCGGCGCGATGCTGCCGGTGCTGATCCTGACCGCCGCCGACAGCGTCGACGAGCGCGTCAAGGGCCTGGACCTGGGCGCCGACGACTACATGGCCAAGCCCTTCGCGCTGTCCGAGCTGGAGGCGCGCGTGCGCGCGCTGGTGCGGCGCGGTGCCGGCGGCGGCGCCACGCTGATGCGCCACGGGCCGCTGTCCTACGACCAGGTCGGGCGCATCGCCTACCTGAACGACCAGATGCTGGAACTGTCCGCGCGCGAGACCGGCCTGCTGGAAATCCTGCTGACCCGCAGCGGCCGGCTGGTATCCAAGGAGCAGCTGGTGGACCACCTGTGCGAGTGGGGCGAGGAAGTCAGCAACAACGCGATCGAGGTCTACGTGCACCGGCTGCGCAAGAAAATCGAGGTGGGCGGCATCCGCATCGCCACGGTGCGCGGGCTGGGCTACTGCCTGGAGAAATTCCAGCCGGCCGTTACTGCCCAACACTGA
- the recA gene encoding recombinase RecA (catalyzes the hydrolysis of ATP in the presence of single-stranded DNA, the ATP-dependent uptake of single-stranded DNA by duplex DNA, and the ATP-dependent hybridization of homologous single-stranded DNAs~K03553: recA; recombination protein RecA) codes for MDDKKAGAGVSAEKQKALAAALSQIEKQFGKGSIMRLGDGEVEKDIQVVSTGSLGLDIALGVGGLPRGRVVEIYGPESSGKTTLTLQVVAEMQKLGGTCAFIDAEHALDVSYANKLGVNVGDLLISQPDTGEQALEITDALVRSGSIDLIVIDSVAALVPKAEIEGEMGDSLPGLQARLMSQALRKLTGTIKRTNCLVIFINQIRMKIGVMFGSPETTTGGNALKFYASVRLDIRRIGSIKKGDDVIGNETKVKVVKNKVSPPFREAFFDILYGQGISRQGEIIDLGVDAKIVEKSGAWYSYNGDKIGQGKDNAREYLRENPDIADEIENKVRAALGVVAMNPVAAEVVEG; via the coding sequence ATGGACGACAAGAAGGCAGGTGCCGGCGTGAGCGCCGAGAAGCAGAAGGCGCTTGCCGCCGCGCTCTCCCAGATCGAGAAGCAGTTCGGCAAGGGCTCGATCATGCGCCTGGGTGACGGCGAGGTCGAGAAGGACATCCAGGTGGTATCCACCGGCTCGCTCGGCCTGGACATCGCGCTGGGCGTCGGCGGCCTGCCGCGCGGCCGCGTGGTCGAGATCTATGGTCCGGAATCGTCGGGCAAGACCACGCTGACGCTGCAGGTCGTGGCCGAGATGCAGAAGCTGGGCGGCACCTGCGCCTTTATCGACGCCGAGCACGCGCTGGACGTCAGCTACGCCAACAAGCTGGGCGTCAACGTCGGCGACCTGCTGATCTCGCAGCCGGACACCGGCGAGCAGGCGCTGGAAATCACCGACGCGCTGGTGCGCTCGGGCTCGATCGACCTGATTGTGATCGATTCGGTGGCCGCGCTGGTGCCCAAGGCCGAAATCGAAGGCGAAATGGGCGATTCGCTGCCCGGCCTGCAGGCCCGCCTGATGAGCCAGGCGCTGCGCAAGCTGACCGGCACCATCAAGCGCACCAACTGCCTGGTGATCTTCATCAACCAGATCCGCATGAAGATCGGCGTGATGTTCGGCTCGCCGGAAACCACTACCGGCGGCAACGCGCTCAAGTTCTACGCCTCGGTGCGCCTGGATATCCGCCGCATCGGCTCGATCAAGAAGGGCGACGACGTGATCGGCAACGAGACCAAGGTCAAGGTGGTCAAGAACAAGGTGTCGCCGCCGTTCCGCGAAGCCTTCTTCGACATCCTCTACGGCCAGGGCATTTCGCGGCAGGGCGAAATCATCGACCTGGGCGTGGACGCCAAGATCGTCGAGAAGTCCGGCGCCTGGTACAGCTACAACGGCGACAAGATCGGCCAGGGCAAGGACAACGCGCGCGAATACCTGCGCGAGAACCCGGACATTGCCGACGAGATCGAGAACAAGGTGCGCGCGGCGCTGGGCGTGGTGGCGATGAACCCCGTCGCGGCGGAAGTGGTGGAAGGCTGA
- a CDS encoding recombination protein RecX (K03565: recX; regulatory protein) encodes MATRPPLSLKARAVGYLSRREHSRTELARKLAPHAESPEQLEQLLDALERENWLSNQRFADSLVHRRGARYGTARVMQEAKTHKLGSEQLGELQDRLRATEAERAREVWRKRFGSPPATPEERAKQVRFMVARGFSRSVVGKIIQGADEEYGDET; translated from the coding sequence ATGGCAACCCGTCCCCCGCTTTCCCTCAAGGCCCGCGCCGTCGGCTACCTGTCGCGCCGCGAGCACAGCCGTACCGAACTGGCACGCAAGTTGGCGCCGCATGCCGAGTCGCCCGAGCAGCTCGAGCAGTTGCTGGACGCGCTCGAGCGCGAGAACTGGCTGTCCAACCAGCGCTTTGCCGACAGCCTGGTGCACCGCCGCGGCGCCCGCTATGGCACCGCCCGGGTCATGCAGGAAGCCAAGACCCACAAGCTGGGCAGCGAACAGCTGGGCGAACTGCAGGACCGGCTGCGCGCGACCGAGGCCGAGCGCGCGCGCGAGGTCTGGCGCAAGCGCTTCGGCTCGCCGCCGGCCACGCCCGAGGAGCGGGCCAAGCAGGTCCGCTTCATGGTGGCGCGAGGGTTTTCGCGTTCCGTGGTCGGCAAGATTATCCAGGGGGCGGACGAAGAGTACGGGGACGAGACTTGA
- the sucC gene encoding malate--CoA ligase subunit beta (catalyzes the interconversion of succinyl-CoA and succinate~K01903: sucC; succinyl-CoA synthetase beta subunit [EC:6.2.1.5]), with protein MNIHEYQGKEILRKYNVPVPRGIPAFSVDEALKAAEQLGGPVWVVKAQIHAGGRGKGGGVKVAKSIDDVKTYASNILGMQLVTHQTGPEGKKVNRLLIEEGADIKKELYVSLVVDRVSQKVALMASSEGGMDIEEVAAHTPEKIHTLIIEPSVGLTDAEADDIARKIGVPDASVAQARQALQGLYKAFYETDASLAEINPLILTGDGKVIALDAKFNFDSNALFRHPEIVAYRDLDEEDANEIEASKFDLAYISLDGNIGCLVNGAGLAMATMDTIKLFGGEPANFLDVGGGATTEKVTEAFKLMLSNPNVQAILVNIFGGIMRCDVIAEGVISASKAVHLTVPLVVRMKGTNEDLGKKMLADSGLPIISADTMEEAAQKVVAAAAGK; from the coding sequence ATGAATATCCATGAGTATCAAGGCAAGGAAATCCTGCGCAAATACAATGTGCCGGTTCCGCGCGGCATCCCCGCGTTCTCGGTTGACGAGGCCCTGAAGGCCGCAGAACAGCTCGGCGGCCCGGTGTGGGTTGTCAAGGCTCAGATTCATGCGGGTGGCCGCGGCAAGGGCGGCGGTGTCAAGGTTGCCAAGAGCATCGACGACGTCAAGACCTACGCTTCGAACATCCTGGGCATGCAACTGGTCACGCACCAGACCGGCCCGGAAGGCAAGAAGGTCAACCGCCTGCTGATCGAAGAAGGCGCCGACATCAAGAAGGAACTGTACGTTTCGCTGGTGGTGGACCGTGTTTCGCAGAAGGTCGCGCTGATGGCCTCGAGCGAAGGCGGCATGGACATTGAAGAAGTCGCTGCCCACACCCCGGAAAAGATCCACACCCTGATCATCGAGCCGTCGGTTGGCCTGACCGACGCTGAAGCCGACGACATCGCCCGCAAAATCGGCGTGCCCGACGCGAGCGTGGCGCAAGCCCGCCAGGCCCTGCAAGGCCTGTACAAGGCGTTCTATGAAACCGACGCTTCGCTGGCCGAAATCAACCCGCTGATCCTGACCGGCGACGGCAAGGTCATCGCCCTGGACGCCAAGTTCAACTTCGACTCGAACGCGCTGTTCCGTCACCCGGAAATCGTCGCCTACCGCGACCTGGATGAAGAAGACGCCAACGAAATCGAAGCCTCGAAGTTCGACCTGGCCTACATCTCGCTGGACGGCAACATCGGCTGCCTGGTGAACGGCGCCGGCCTGGCCATGGCCACCATGGACACCATCAAGCTGTTCGGCGGCGAGCCGGCCAACTTCCTCGACGTGGGCGGCGGTGCCACCACCGAGAAGGTGACCGAAGCCTTCAAGCTGATGCTGAGCAACCCGAACGTGCAGGCCATCCTGGTCAATATCTTCGGCGGCATCATGCGTTGCGACGTGATCGCCGAAGGCGTGATCTCCGCGTCCAAGGCCGTGCACCTGACGGTGCCGCTGGTCGTGCGCATGAAGGGCACCAACGAAGACCTCGGCAAGAAGATGCTGGCCGACTCGGGCCTGCCCATCATCTCGGCCGACACGATGGAAGAAGCCGCCCAGAAGGTGGTGGCCGCTGCCGCTGGCAAGTAA
- a CDS encoding succinyl-CoA synthetase subsunit alpha (K01902: sucD; succinyl-CoA synthetase alpha subunit [EC:6.2.1.5]), which translates to MSILINKDTKVITQGITGKTGQFHTRGCRDYANGKNCFVAGVNPKKAGEDFEGIPIYASVKDAKAQTGATVSVIYVPPAGAAAAIWEAVDADLDLVVCITEGIPVRDMMEVKDRMRREKKKTLLLGPNCPGLITPDEIKIGIMPGHIHRKGRIGVVSRSGTLTYEAVGQLTALGLGQSSAVGIGGDPINGLKHIDVMKMFNDDPETDAVVMIGEIGGPDEANAANWIKDNMKKPVVGFIAGVTAPPGKRMGHAGALISGGADTAQAKLEIMEACGIKVTKNPSEMGRLLKAML; encoded by the coding sequence ATGTCGATTCTGATCAACAAAGACACCAAGGTCATCACCCAGGGCATCACCGGCAAGACCGGCCAGTTCCACACCCGTGGCTGCCGCGACTATGCCAACGGCAAGAACTGCTTCGTCGCAGGCGTGAACCCGAAGAAGGCCGGCGAAGACTTCGAAGGCATTCCCATCTACGCCAGCGTCAAGGACGCCAAGGCCCAGACCGGCGCCACCGTGTCGGTCATCTACGTGCCGCCCGCAGGCGCCGCCGCCGCGATCTGGGAAGCCGTTGACGCCGACCTGGACCTGGTGGTCTGCATTACCGAAGGCATCCCCGTGCGCGACATGATGGAAGTCAAGGACCGCATGCGCCGCGAGAAGAAGAAGACCCTGCTGCTGGGACCGAACTGCCCGGGCCTGATCACGCCGGACGAAATCAAGATCGGCATCATGCCGGGTCACATCCACCGCAAGGGCCGCATCGGCGTGGTGTCGCGCTCGGGCACGCTGACGTACGAAGCCGTGGGCCAGCTGACCGCGCTGGGCCTGGGCCAGTCGTCGGCTGTCGGCATCGGTGGCGACCCCATCAACGGCCTGAAGCACATCGACGTGATGAAGATGTTCAACGACGATCCGGAAACGGACGCCGTGGTCATGATCGGTGAGATCGGCGGTCCGGACGAAGCCAACGCGGCCAACTGGATCAAGGACAACATGAAGAAGCCGGTGGTCGGCTTCATCGCTGGCGTGACCGCGCCTCCGGGCAAGCGCATGGGCCACGCCGGCGCGCTGATCTCGGGCGGTGCCGATACCGCCCAGGCCAAGCTGGAAATCATGGAAGCCTGCGGTATCAAGGTGACCAAGAACCCGTCGGAGATGGGCCGCCTGCTGAAGGCGATGCTGTAA
- a CDS encoding hypothetical protein (K02650: pilA; type IV pilus assembly protein PilA), with protein sequence MALVADKPLPGDEFCRFSPHTDGDAAGTLTAQWSPRHETEDVQRLTKISSRGQIMQRVQQLKKLGRRVQKGFTLIELMIVVAIIGILAAIAIPQYQDYVTKSKWQNNISDLAALKTAISQCLQVNAGDGSLCDTAGELNITSLPTPKYGTAAVVLVGTAAVAGPPAVPGKVNVKFTGKAEVGSYIYEADWAPDATGTQVAFTKVGTDSIPANIMPATNR encoded by the coding sequence TTGGCGCTCGTGGCCGACAAGCCCCTGCCGGGTGACGAATTTTGTCGCTTTTCACCTCATACGGATGGGGATGCCGCTGGCACACTTACTGCTCAATGGTCCCCGCGTCACGAAACCGAAGACGTGCAACGCTTAACCAAAATCTCTTCGAGGGGTCAAATCATGCAACGGGTACAACAACTGAAGAAGCTGGGCCGTCGTGTCCAGAAGGGCTTTACGCTGATCGAACTGATGATCGTGGTCGCGATCATCGGCATTTTGGCTGCAATCGCTATCCCGCAGTACCAGGATTACGTTACCAAGTCGAAGTGGCAGAACAATATTTCCGACCTAGCGGCTCTCAAAACGGCCATTTCCCAGTGTCTCCAGGTCAACGCTGGTGATGGCTCGTTGTGCGACACTGCGGGAGAGCTCAACATCACGTCGCTGCCGACGCCCAAGTACGGTACCGCCGCTGTTGTCCTAGTGGGCACTGCAGCCGTCGCTGGTCCGCCCGCAGTTCCGGGTAAAGTGAACGTCAAGTTCACTGGGAAAGCCGAGGTTGGCAGCTACATTTACGAAGCGGATTGGGCGCCGGACGCGACTGGCACTCAAGTTGCGTTCACGAAGGTCGGCACCGATAGCATTCCCGCTAATATTATGCCGGCGACGAACCGCTAA
- a CDS encoding ligase yields the protein MQPSRPFPPSAALIAAIVAPLLVSRHTLPLATFYGEWIAALCAIAVFAVHAIRKPAVATAEGFVSLPWVSFLFLWLTAISLILGALGRPDITGSRTVTVLTLILGATVTCAAWWHRRATATSTQDIGDAFATAFLIAGLLGTVTQWVQLFHLETRAFGLVSTYFYDDNRRLWGNLNQPNHQATVHGLALAATVWLASRGKLRFPMWLTAVALLESGIVLSGSRTGVLHVGLAAVYALVAAWLARGTPREADPMRRASGLVVAAVVMVVMLLTLQPAIRTAGQLLDWRLFDTIAQLEAKDQMSARSALWAHAVAMFRAHPWFGVGWGEFGWSQFLQLPQVGMKVEMALHAHNAMLDLLAKTGIAGTTGVAVILATWLWRVVRARLWKADADERRQTVLMLAWLAMLCAHSMLEYPLHYLYFFLPFCFLLGWLEPSGFGHWRMPVPLARGLTLAFAVVAVTVLATMWQDYRRAEAREYATGAARNALPMPRFWFRQHAQADAAGQAVITPDNAAELLPAHIAAVHLLPTPTMISRTAWLLALTGDPAQGRLWMERLRWYYLGDEVAQYAAIAQACREVKPEQRPQAFCAWVSDRSRRLSEWSRRD from the coding sequence ATGCAGCCGTCCAGGCCCTTTCCACCGTCGGCCGCCCTCATCGCAGCAATCGTCGCCCCGCTGCTAGTCTCCCGGCACACTCTGCCGCTCGCGACGTTCTATGGCGAATGGATCGCAGCACTGTGTGCCATCGCCGTCTTCGCCGTCCATGCGATCCGCAAGCCCGCCGTTGCGACGGCGGAAGGCTTTGTGTCGTTACCGTGGGTCTCGTTTCTGTTCCTCTGGTTAACCGCCATCAGCCTCATTCTCGGCGCCCTCGGCCGCCCTGACATCACCGGCAGCCGCACCGTCACGGTCCTCACGCTGATCCTCGGCGCCACAGTGACCTGCGCCGCATGGTGGCACCGCCGCGCGACAGCAACGAGCACGCAGGATATCGGCGATGCCTTCGCCACCGCCTTCCTCATCGCCGGCCTGCTCGGCACCGTTACGCAGTGGGTGCAACTGTTCCATCTCGAGACCCGCGCCTTCGGCCTCGTCTCCACTTACTTCTACGACGACAACCGCCGCCTATGGGGCAACCTGAACCAGCCCAACCACCAGGCCACGGTGCACGGGCTCGCGCTGGCGGCAACCGTGTGGCTCGCTTCGCGCGGCAAGCTTCGTTTTCCGATGTGGCTCACAGCAGTCGCACTGCTGGAGAGCGGAATCGTCTTGTCTGGCTCGCGCACTGGCGTGCTGCACGTCGGCCTGGCCGCGGTCTACGCGCTGGTAGCCGCATGGCTGGCGCGCGGCACACCGCGCGAGGCGGACCCGATGCGGCGTGCTTCGGGGCTGGTGGTAGCCGCAGTCGTGATGGTCGTGATGCTGCTGACCCTGCAACCAGCGATCCGCACTGCCGGCCAACTGCTGGACTGGCGCTTGTTCGACACCATCGCGCAACTCGAAGCCAAAGACCAGATGTCCGCGCGCAGCGCACTGTGGGCGCATGCCGTGGCGATGTTCCGCGCGCATCCGTGGTTCGGCGTGGGCTGGGGCGAGTTCGGCTGGTCACAGTTCCTGCAGTTGCCGCAGGTCGGCATGAAGGTCGAGATGGCCCTGCATGCCCACAACGCCATGCTCGACCTGCTGGCAAAGACCGGTATCGCCGGGACGACCGGCGTCGCGGTCATTCTTGCCACCTGGCTGTGGCGCGTGGTGCGGGCGAGGCTGTGGAAGGCCGATGCCGACGAGCGCCGCCAGACCGTGCTGATGCTCGCCTGGCTGGCGATGCTGTGCGCACATTCGATGCTCGAATACCCGCTGCACTACCTGTATTTCTTCCTGCCGTTCTGCTTCCTGCTCGGCTGGCTGGAGCCATCGGGCTTCGGGCACTGGCGCATGCCAGTGCCGTTGGCGCGGGGACTCACGCTCGCGTTCGCCGTGGTTGCCGTGACAGTGCTGGCGACGATGTGGCAGGACTATCGCCGCGCCGAGGCCCGCGAATACGCGACCGGCGCGGCCCGCAACGCACTGCCGATGCCGCGCTTCTGGTTCCGCCAGCATGCGCAGGCCGATGCCGCCGGGCAGGCCGTCATCACGCCGGACAACGCGGCTGAGCTGCTGCCCGCCCATATCGCCGCGGTGCACCTGCTGCCGACGCCGACGATGATCTCGCGCACCGCATGGCTGCTGGCGCTGACCGGCGATCCCGCGCAGGGCCGCCTGTGGATGGAGCGGCTGCGCTGGTACTACCTCGGCGATGAAGTGGCGCAGTATGCGGCGATCGCGCAGGCGTGCCGCGAAGTAAAGCCGGAGCAGCGCCCGCAGGCGTTCTGCGCGTGGGTCAGCGACCGCTCGCGCCGGCTGTCGGAATGGAGCCGCCGGGACTAG
- a CDS encoding flavohemoprotein (K05916: hmp, YHB1; nitric oxide dioxygenase [EC:1.14.12.17]), producing MLTQKTKDIVKATAPVLAEHGFDIIKCFYKRMFEAHPELKNVFNMAHQEQGQQQQALARAVYAYAENIEDPSSLMAVLQNIANKHASLGVRPEQYPIVGEHLLAAIKEVLGDAANEEIISAWAQAYGNLADVLMGMESDLYERSSEQPGGWKGWRTFVVREKRPESDVITSFILEPVDGGPVLNFEPGQYTSVAMDVPALGLQQIRQYSLSDMPNGRSYRISVKREAGGTQPPGYVSNLLHDHVNVGDEVKLAAPYGSFHIDVNAKTPIVLISGGVGLTPMISMLKRAIQDPQRHVVFVHGARNSVVHAMRDRLREAAKAYENFDLFVFYDQPLPQDAQGRDYDFPGLVDVKLIEKSVSLPDADYYICGPIPFMRMQHDALKNLGIHEARIHYEVFGPDLFAE from the coding sequence ATGTTGACCCAGAAGACGAAGGACATCGTAAAGGCCACTGCACCGGTGCTGGCCGAACACGGCTTCGACATCATCAAGTGCTTCTACAAACGCATGTTCGAAGCGCATCCCGAACTGAAGAACGTGTTCAACATGGCCCACCAGGAGCAGGGCCAGCAGCAGCAGGCGCTGGCACGGGCGGTCTACGCCTATGCGGAGAATATCGAGGACCCGAGCAGCCTGATGGCCGTGCTGCAGAACATTGCCAACAAGCATGCGAGCCTCGGCGTCAGGCCGGAACAGTACCCCATTGTTGGGGAACACCTGCTGGCGGCCATCAAGGAAGTCCTGGGCGACGCCGCAAACGAGGAAATCATTTCGGCATGGGCGCAAGCCTACGGGAACCTGGCCGATGTCCTGATGGGCATGGAGAGCGATCTATATGAGCGTTCTTCGGAGCAACCGGGTGGCTGGAAGGGATGGCGCACCTTTGTGGTTCGCGAGAAGCGCCCCGAAAGCGACGTGATCACGTCATTCATCCTTGAGCCGGTCGATGGTGGTCCGGTGTTGAACTTCGAACCCGGCCAATACACCAGCGTCGCGATGGATGTGCCCGCGCTCGGGTTGCAGCAGATTCGCCAGTACAGCCTGTCGGACATGCCAAACGGGCGCAGCTATCGGATCTCCGTCAAACGTGAAGCTGGCGGGACGCAGCCACCGGGCTATGTCTCGAACCTGCTGCATGATCACGTCAATGTCGGGGATGAGGTCAAGCTGGCGGCGCCGTATGGGAGCTTCCATATCGATGTCAACGCCAAGACACCGATTGTGCTGATCAGCGGCGGCGTGGGGCTGACACCGATGATCAGCATGCTTAAGCGGGCCATACAGGACCCGCAGCGCCACGTGGTGTTCGTTCATGGCGCACGCAATAGTGTAGTACACGCTATGCGCGACCGACTACGTGAGGCGGCTAAGGCATACGAGAACTTTGATCTCTTTGTGTTCTACGACCAGCCGCTGCCTCAGGATGCGCAAGGGCGGGATTACGATTTCCCGGGACTGGTCGATGTGAAGCTGATTGAGAAATCGGTTTCCCTGCCCGATGCCGACTACTACATCTGCGGTCCGATCCCGTTTATGCGCATGCAGCATGATGCGCTCAAGAACCTGGGCATCCATGAGGCTCGCATTCACTACGAAGTGTTTGGTCCAGACCTGTTTGCTGAATAG
- the moaC gene encoding molybdenum cofactor biosynthesis protein MoaC (MoaC; along with MoaA is involved in conversion of a guanosine derivative into molybdopterin precursor Z; involved in molybdenum cofactor biosynthesis~K03637: moaC; molybdenum cofactor biosynthesis protein C): MSQLTHFDTAGQAHMVDVGDKASTHRVAVATGTITMQPATFALVRDGSAKKGDVLGIARVAAIMATKRTADLIPLCHPIGLTKVAVEFALDEAAATVACTVRTETRGQTGVEMEALTGVQVALLTIYDMCKAVDRGMVMGNVKLLEKHGGKSGDWVAGGTK; the protein is encoded by the coding sequence ATGTCCCAGCTCACCCATTTCGATACCGCCGGACAAGCCCATATGGTCGACGTCGGCGACAAGGCCAGCACGCACCGCGTGGCCGTGGCCACCGGCACCATCACCATGCAACCCGCCACCTTTGCGCTGGTGCGCGACGGCAGCGCCAAGAAGGGCGACGTGCTGGGCATCGCGCGCGTGGCGGCGATCATGGCCACCAAGCGCACCGCCGACCTGATCCCGCTGTGCCACCCGATCGGCCTGACCAAGGTCGCGGTCGAGTTCGCGCTGGACGAAGCGGCCGCCACCGTCGCCTGCACCGTGCGCACCGAGACCCGCGGCCAGACCGGCGTGGAAATGGAGGCGCTGACCGGCGTGCAGGTGGCGCTGCTGACGATCTACGACATGTGCAAGGCGGTGGACCGGGGCATGGTGATGGGCAATGTGAAGCTGCTGGAGAAGCACGGCGGCAAGTCGGGCGACTGGGTGGCGGGCGGCACTAAGTAG